In Oscillatoria acuminata PCC 6304, a single window of DNA contains:
- a CDS encoding ABC transporter substrate-binding protein produces MREAVARVLYSGLLITVLMACRGTFVPHYSVGNRSGVNPALPTQRVQTFTDVTETVVQVRESPERIVCLHLMCIDILAELDLEPVGMNGGLVEMAMNSVYFGDRARSFGQIGGHGEPNLEQLLILEPDVTIGHQIQLSHQRQTLETITPLYLMKVETYTEAVSNLQAVGKMLGSEEKAEAAAWHFLDKFRAYRAKSPRTHSVMVMQGSPSRYFVATNQSLVGSTLAELTPYPWRLGYNSASAINWTTYSFEEILSVDPDFIFIINSSRAPDLISGLKTHRLWQTLTAVKRSQVFALEEDQIGGLSSGTRSLGQLLDDIMTTMYPDVFPEPLP; encoded by the coding sequence ATGAGGGAAGCAGTCGCCAGGGTACTCTATTCCGGGTTATTAATCACCGTTTTAATGGCCTGTCGGGGGACTTTTGTCCCTCACTATTCCGTGGGAAATCGATCCGGGGTTAACCCAGCCTTACCCACACAGCGGGTTCAAACGTTTACCGATGTCACCGAAACTGTGGTACAGGTGAGGGAATCTCCTGAGCGCATAGTTTGCTTACATTTAATGTGTATTGACATCTTGGCGGAACTCGATCTCGAACCCGTGGGGATGAATGGGGGTTTAGTAGAGATGGCCATGAATTCAGTGTACTTTGGCGATCGCGCTCGTAGTTTCGGCCAAATTGGTGGTCACGGGGAACCGAATTTAGAACAGTTACTCATCCTAGAACCGGATGTAACCATCGGACATCAGATCCAGCTTTCCCATCAACGTCAAACCCTCGAAACGATTACCCCCCTGTATCTGATGAAGGTGGAAACCTACACCGAGGCAGTCTCCAATCTCCAGGCAGTGGGTAAAATGTTGGGGTCCGAAGAAAAGGCCGAAGCAGCAGCTTGGCACTTTTTAGATAAATTCAGGGCTTATCGGGCCAAATCCCCGCGAACTCACAGCGTGATGGTAATGCAAGGGAGCCCGAGTAGATATTTTGTTGCTACAAACCAATCCCTCGTGGGTTCCACCCTGGCCGAACTCACACCCTATCCCTGGCGTCTGGGGTATAACTCGGCGAGCGCTATTAATTGGACAACTTATTCCTTTGAGGAAATCCTCTCCGTCGATCCGGATTTCATTTTCATCATCAACAGTTCCCGCGCCCCGGATTTGATTTCGGGGTTAAAAACCCATCGTCTGTGGCAAACGCTCACCGCAGTAAAACGGAGTCAGGTCTTTGCCCTGGAGGAAGACCAAATTGGCGGGTTGTCGAGTGGCACTCGGTCCCTGGGCCAGTTACTGGATGACATTATGACCACCATGTATCCTGACGTTTTTCCGGAACCCTTACCATGA
- a CDS encoding condensation domain-containing protein has protein sequence MNYAEYTVPQLDRRCSTFVEILRGRAIQQPDNLAFRFLIDGEILGETLTYRELDRGSRAIAAQLQAMGLGGERALLLYPPGLDYLIAFFGCLYAGVVAVPAYPPRNQRNTPRILAVLADAKAAVALTTSQIAAQVQSLLSEKTAGSGLQWVCTDRLDPALDSQWQDPGVTSDSLAFLQYTSGSTGTPKGVMVSQGNLLHNAAITYKVMDHHPESQFISWLPTYHDMGLIGGILQPLYGGFPCTLMSPASFLQRPYRWLKAISDYGGTTSGAPNFAYDLCVSKITPEQKATLDLSRWQVAFNGAEPIRHETLVRFQEAFADCGFQPEAFYPCYGMAETTLMVSGSMTSVPYPWKAIDKGAFERNQITDSDSGENAVTLVGCGSAVPDMQIAIAHPETGARCAGNEVGEVWVSGPSVCQGYWNRPEESRHTFQAFLADSGEGPFLRTGDLGFLEDGELYITGRVKDLILIRGRNLYPQDIERATESSHRAFRLTGTAAFTVEVAGEERLVVVQELEFRAKPNLSEAIAAIRQAVAEEFEVQVYGVVLIKPGTIPKTSSGKIQRRACRDRFLNGELQVVDQSLVASSMSGKLEKNWDRESLLNLAPEQRQTELIADLTSRVSSLLNVSVVDIDPKQPLSRFGLDSLMAFDLKNQLELAWGVNIDVVDFFEGISLVELAQKADNLLETQQPIDPIEPVSRTAELPVGLAQERLWFLDRLEPGNPFYNVAFCLNIVGKLDTKILESSLQELVNRHEGLRTGFPEVKGRPIQQIQASVMGGDFNFEKRPNPPAPFPAREGGERPNPPAPFPKREGGERDLFPPPLVGEGGRGERSHLFLGQIEMLPVTVKLPISEVLETEVSTRLQQEAKTPFNLSQAPLLRVHLFRVQDQRHCLSIVLHHIISDGWSVGVMVREIAAIYEALTAGQAPNLGNLPIQYADFAAWQRQQLQTEGLQRELDYWKQQLQGNLSRLNLPCDRPRPEIPTFAGQKCFFQFSPTLSEAVRELNRQEEVTLFMTLLAGFKILLCCYSQQEDIAVGSPVAGREKPETRGLIGFFINTLVLRTDLSGNPNFREVLQRVRAVASGAYAHQALPFDKLVEELQPERNLSYNPLFQVMFILQNAPIPTVEIPGLSFESQEVDLGTSKFDLKVSIWDDPAGFKGSFEYQTDLFNPETIAQMVEDYEGVLHQVVTQPHLRLTELNVYGSCHQQRQRQAESLQAVSLQKLKLTKRQATRTV, from the coding sequence ATGAATTACGCAGAGTACACCGTTCCACAACTCGATCGCCGTTGTTCTACTTTTGTAGAAATCCTGCGCGGGAGAGCAATCCAACAGCCGGATAATCTCGCTTTTCGGTTTTTAATCGATGGGGAAATCCTTGGGGAAACCCTTACCTATCGGGAATTAGACCGAGGCAGTCGGGCGATCGCCGCTCAATTGCAAGCAATGGGGTTGGGTGGGGAACGGGCATTACTGCTGTATCCTCCGGGACTCGACTATTTGATTGCCTTTTTCGGCTGCCTGTATGCCGGAGTTGTTGCCGTTCCTGCCTATCCGCCCCGAAATCAGCGTAATACACCGAGAATTTTGGCAGTCTTGGCAGATGCAAAAGCAGCAGTCGCCCTCACTACCAGCCAAATTGCAGCCCAAGTTCAATCCTTGTTGAGCGAAAAAACAGCAGGGAGTGGGTTGCAATGGGTGTGTACGGATCGGTTAGATCCAGCGTTGGACAGCCAATGGCAGGATCCGGGGGTTACGTCAGACAGTTTAGCTTTTTTGCAATACACCTCGGGTTCTACGGGAACGCCAAAAGGGGTGATGGTATCCCAGGGGAACTTGCTGCATAATGCGGCAATTACCTACAAAGTGATGGATCATCATCCTGAGAGTCAATTTATTTCGTGGCTACCAACGTATCACGATATGGGACTGATTGGGGGGATTTTACAGCCCCTTTATGGGGGTTTTCCCTGCACGTTAATGTCTCCGGCTTCGTTTCTACAACGTCCCTATCGTTGGCTGAAAGCGATTTCCGATTATGGGGGGACGACAAGTGGTGCACCTAATTTTGCCTATGACTTATGTGTGAGTAAGATTACGCCGGAACAAAAGGCAACCCTGGATTTGAGTCGGTGGCAGGTGGCATTTAATGGCGCTGAACCGATTCGCCATGAGACGTTAGTGCGATTTCAGGAAGCCTTTGCGGACTGTGGATTTCAACCGGAAGCCTTTTATCCCTGTTATGGGATGGCAGAAACAACGTTGATGGTGTCGGGGAGTATGACATCGGTTCCCTATCCTTGGAAGGCGATCGATAAAGGTGCATTTGAACGGAATCAGATTACCGATTCGGACTCAGGGGAAAATGCTGTAACCTTGGTGGGATGTGGTTCTGCGGTTCCGGATATGCAGATTGCGATCGCCCATCCGGAAACGGGTGCTCGTTGTGCAGGGAACGAAGTGGGAGAAGTGTGGGTGTCTGGACCCAGTGTCTGCCAAGGCTATTGGAATCGTCCGGAAGAGAGTCGTCATACATTTCAAGCATTCCTGGCTGACAGTGGAGAAGGGCCATTTTTACGCACCGGGGATTTGGGTTTCCTAGAGGATGGGGAACTGTATATTACGGGTCGGGTTAAGGATTTAATTCTGATTCGGGGACGTAATTTATATCCCCAGGATATCGAACGCGCTACGGAGTCGAGTCATCGGGCATTTCGGTTGACGGGAACTGCTGCTTTTACCGTGGAGGTGGCAGGGGAAGAAAGGCTGGTGGTGGTGCAAGAATTGGAGTTTCGCGCTAAACCGAATTTATCCGAGGCGATCGCCGCTATTCGGCAGGCAGTCGCAGAGGAATTTGAGGTGCAAGTGTATGGAGTTGTGCTGATTAAACCGGGTACGATTCCCAAAACTTCGAGTGGAAAAATTCAACGCCGTGCCTGTCGCGATCGCTTCCTTAATGGTGAACTGCAAGTGGTGGATCAAAGTCTGGTAGCGTCATCAATGTCCGGGAAATTAGAGAAAAATTGGGACCGAGAAAGTCTACTCAACCTTGCACCGGAACAGCGACAAACTGAGCTAATTGCTGATTTAACCAGCCGAGTCTCTAGCTTATTGAATGTTTCGGTTGTAGACATTGACCCGAAACAGCCCCTCAGTCGGTTTGGACTCGATTCGTTGATGGCATTTGACCTCAAAAATCAGCTTGAATTAGCATGGGGTGTCAACATTGATGTAGTAGACTTTTTCGAGGGTATCAGTTTAGTAGAGTTGGCCCAAAAAGCGGACAATCTGCTGGAAACTCAGCAGCCGATTGACCCAATTGAGCCTGTTTCTCGCACGGCAGAATTGCCCGTGGGACTCGCCCAGGAACGGTTATGGTTTTTGGACCGCTTGGAACCGGGAAATCCGTTTTATAATGTGGCATTTTGCCTGAATATTGTCGGGAAACTGGACACCAAGATTTTAGAGTCCAGCCTCCAAGAATTGGTGAACCGTCACGAAGGGTTGAGGACTGGATTTCCAGAAGTTAAAGGGCGGCCCATTCAGCAGATTCAAGCCTCGGTGATGGGGGGGGATTTCAACTTTGAAAAGAGACCTAACCCCCCAGCCCCCTTCCCTGCGAGGGAAGGGGGAGAAAGACCTAACCCCCCAGCCCCCTTCCCTAAGAGGGAAGGGGGAGAAAGAGATTTATTCCCCCCTCCCCTTGTAGGGGAGGGGGGCAGGGGGGAGAGGTCCCACTTGTTTTTAGGACAAATAGAGATGCTCCCGGTAACGGTAAAATTGCCAATCTCTGAGGTATTGGAAACGGAAGTATCCACCCGGTTGCAACAGGAAGCTAAAACCCCGTTTAATCTCTCGCAAGCGCCTTTATTGCGAGTCCATTTATTCCGAGTTCAGGACCAGCGCCATTGTTTATCGATTGTCCTCCATCATATTATTTCTGATGGCTGGTCCGTTGGGGTCATGGTGCGCGAAATTGCCGCCATTTATGAAGCATTGACAGCGGGTCAAGCCCCGAATTTAGGAAACTTACCCATCCAATATGCTGATTTTGCGGCATGGCAACGGCAACAGCTACAAACTGAGGGATTACAACGGGAATTAGATTACTGGAAGCAGCAACTTCAGGGGAATTTATCTCGGTTGAACTTACCTTGCGATCGCCCTCGTCCTGAAATTCCCACCTTTGCCGGTCAAAAGTGCTTTTTCCAATTTTCTCCCACCTTGTCTGAGGCAGTTCGGGAGTTGAATCGCCAAGAAGAAGTCACCTTATTTATGACCCTGTTGGCAGGGTTTAAAATCCTGTTATGCTGTTACAGTCAGCAAGAGGATATTGCAGTCGGTTCGCCGGTAGCAGGGCGGGAAAAGCCTGAAACTAGAGGATTAATTGGCTTTTTTATTAATACTCTCGTTTTACGAACTGATTTGTCAGGAAATCCCAATTTTAGAGAAGTTTTGCAGCGAGTCCGGGCTGTAGCATCGGGGGCTTATGCTCATCAGGCGTTACCGTTTGATAAATTAGTGGAAGAGTTGCAGCCGGAACGAAATTTAAGTTATAATCCGTTATTCCAGGTGATGTTTATTCTGCAAAACGCGCCGATTCCCACGGTGGAAATTCCTGGACTCAGTTTTGAGTCCCAGGAAGTTGATTTAGGGACTTCCAAGTTTGATTTAAAGGTCAGTATTTGGGACGATCCAGCGGGATTTAAAGGGTCCTTTGAGTATCAAACGGATTTATTTAACCCAGAGACAATAGCCCAGATGGTTGAGGATTATGAAGGGGTATTGCACCAAGTTGTGACTCAACCTCACCTGCGATTAACTGAATTAAACGTTTATGGCAGTTGCCATCAACAACGACAACGCCAAGCCGAATCTTTACAAGCCGTTAGCTTACAAAAACTAAAGCTCACCAAACGGCAAGCAACCCGTACAGTTTAG
- a CDS encoding FecCD family ABC transporter permease yields MSATHPDPLILRASRFWVALISLTAMLLALGLLSLQLGKPTLNLSQLWEIAISGQGEPIQRLVFWEIRLPRLILGTLTGAILALAGVLLQNALRNVLAGPELLGVQSGAAAVMAAIIVLQLPVPISVYPLLALVGGMVGGAIVLISSKRTSDPVRLVLIGAAMTALLNSITIALISLGTANNVSLLFLYLLGSLAGRTWDEVQIVVSWAIVGIPLALLCARPLNILQLGDELAEGLGLKVLPTRFAIGVLSVVLVAPAMATCGPIAYIALLAPHLARNLLGTTDAKQVLVLAIPIGALLLVGADLVAREAFAPMEIPVGVWTTLLGGPALLVLLQKQIRSRG; encoded by the coding sequence ATGAGTGCGACTCACCCGGACCCCCTGATCCTGAGAGCTTCCCGATTTTGGGTGGCACTGATCTCACTGACGGCAATGCTTCTGGCCCTTGGCCTCCTGTCTCTGCAATTGGGAAAACCGACCCTCAACTTATCCCAGTTGTGGGAGATTGCCATTTCTGGACAAGGGGAACCGATTCAGCGCTTGGTGTTTTGGGAAATCCGCTTGCCCCGCCTGATTCTCGGCACCCTCACTGGCGCAATCTTAGCCCTGGCCGGAGTCCTCCTCCAGAATGCCTTGCGGAATGTTCTGGCAGGGCCGGAATTGTTGGGAGTTCAGTCGGGGGCAGCAGCAGTGATGGCGGCGATCATTGTCTTACAACTACCTGTGCCTATTTCGGTCTATCCCTTACTGGCGTTGGTCGGGGGTATGGTGGGAGGGGCGATCGTCTTAATCTCCTCCAAACGCACATCAGACCCGGTCCGGCTAGTCTTGATTGGTGCTGCCATGACCGCCCTATTGAACTCCATAACGATCGCCTTAATTAGTCTAGGGACTGCCAACAATGTCAGTCTGCTTTTTTTATACTTATTGGGTTCTCTCGCCGGTCGCACTTGGGACGAAGTGCAGATCGTGGTATCTTGGGCCATTGTGGGCATTCCCCTCGCCCTGCTGTGCGCCCGTCCCCTGAATATCTTGCAACTGGGGGATGAACTGGCTGAAGGACTGGGGTTAAAAGTGTTACCCACCCGCTTTGCCATTGGGGTATTGAGTGTCGTCCTGGTCGCCCCGGCGATGGCTACCTGTGGCCCGATCGCCTATATCGCCTTACTCGCCCCCCACCTCGCCCGCAATCTCTTAGGCACCACCGATGCAAAGCAAGTTCTGGTCCTGGCGATTCCCATCGGTGCGCTCTTGCTCGTGGGTGCAGATTTGGTGGCAAGGGAAGCGTTTGCACCGATGGAAATACCTGTGGGAGTCTGGACCACCCTCCTCGGTGGACCGGCTTTATTAGTGCTGCTGCAAAAACAAATTCGGAGTCGAGGATAA
- a CDS encoding FecCD family ABC transporter permease, with protein MTVLPGRRIQTPQAGQLTFAQSMTAVILVLGVVFVLHVCVGSGTLSPEEAVAALVNHPLQAVHGRIVWELRVPRAAVATLAGSLFGLSGAMLQAIIRNPLAEPSLTGVTSGAVLFLILSLTFLPFGEIPPIWFPAIALVGGCLTSSMVYFLSRQPNRPSDPLQLVLNGAVVAAIVQSINSLLLLRDQESLGIILFWLVGSLHGRTWVHWQGIWAVALIALPCGLACARVANLLHLGDDVAAGLGVPVGQARATLFFIAVWLSATAVSVVGAVGFIGLIGPHLARQWVGNDARRLFPLSTAITALLLLGSDLFAQVLTLTFGNNRATLPVGAVTALLGAPFFLYLVLRKNPMGSRS; from the coding sequence ATGACGGTCTTACCCGGAAGGAGAATTCAGACCCCGCAAGCGGGTCAACTCACATTTGCTCAGAGCATGACTGCGGTCATCCTCGTTCTGGGGGTCGTCTTTGTCTTGCACGTTTGTGTTGGCAGTGGTACCCTTTCCCCCGAGGAAGCCGTCGCCGCTTTGGTGAATCACCCGCTCCAAGCGGTACATGGCCGGATTGTCTGGGAATTGCGCGTCCCCAGGGCAGCAGTTGCTACCCTGGCCGGGTCTTTATTTGGACTCTCCGGGGCCATGCTCCAGGCAATTATCCGCAACCCTTTAGCAGAACCCAGTCTCACGGGGGTGACCTCTGGGGCGGTATTGTTTTTAATCCTCTCCCTGACGTTCTTACCTTTTGGGGAAATTCCTCCCATCTGGTTCCCGGCGATCGCATTGGTGGGAGGATGTCTGACCAGCAGTATGGTGTACTTCCTGAGTCGGCAACCCAATCGCCCGAGTGACCCTTTACAACTGGTCTTAAATGGGGCCGTTGTAGCGGCGATCGTTCAATCCATTAACTCTTTACTATTATTAAGAGATCAAGAATCCCTCGGCATCATTTTATTCTGGCTGGTTGGCTCCTTGCACGGGCGCACCTGGGTGCATTGGCAGGGGATTTGGGCAGTCGCCCTGATTGCCTTACCCTGTGGACTCGCCTGCGCCCGAGTTGCCAATCTGCTCCATCTCGGCGATGATGTTGCCGCCGGATTGGGAGTCCCCGTGGGTCAAGCGAGAGCCACTTTATTTTTTATTGCGGTTTGGTTAAGTGCCACGGCGGTTTCTGTCGTTGGTGCCGTCGGATTCATTGGCTTAATCGGCCCCCATTTAGCCCGTCAATGGGTCGGAAACGATGCCCGTCGCTTGTTTCCCCTGAGTACCGCCATTACTGCCCTGTTACTGTTAGGATCTGATTTATTCGCCCAAGTGCTCACCCTCACCTTTGGCAATAATAGAGCCACCCTCCCGGTTGGGGCTGTTACCGCCCTGTTAGGTGCACCCTTCTTTTTATATCTAGTTTTAAGAAAAAACCCGATGGGTTCCAGATCATAA
- a CDS encoding TonB-dependent receptor domain-containing protein — protein sequence MRVESFLPGVLLSGATVLVLASPATAQVVEVTGVRVESTSTGLQIILETTGDRVPQVFTSSFGETTIVDITNTQLRLTQGSSFRQDNPAEGIESIAVTSLDSNSIRLTVTGTSAMPMVQATDPANPLTFEVMTSTDVAEDPFPDSEPEAVPEPETPTTSETQEDSLPEIEPEVVPDPETPTTLETQADQELDILEIIVTATRTAERLIKVPRSITVLDRQDIDEQTTVSTDLGDVLAKTVPGLGPPTSGSSARSIVQNLRGREVAILIDGVPQTSNYGLTRDLRMIDPNIVERVEVVRGPSAIYGSQATGGAINIITRSPTQDAFSIDTGVSFTGSLTHLSDSISNRQYFGLSQKEGIIDYSVSVVREDNGAIFDASGDRIPDVGGGGTLEAREYSALGKLGLDITDTQRLQLTANYFVGRQDTSYISDPIVLELEGRPKARALRAVNGNYEGTVDAGDENLVISLRYTNDDILGSQLQAQTYYQEYTSAIGGTDFRGGFFDIIARQRAQGDKWGGQLQVETPLTSSGSARLLWGVDYVDENNVAPFDEFDPVAFDERGVFRKIATRTFVPAYSLSQLGLFAQGNWDPTDWLRLTGGVRHERIALSVDDYTSFFGRDIEGGDVDLNGTVFNAGSVVNLTPEFGIFANFAQGFSIPSPGGVLRNPPEDFNNVGRDLTITEPIKVNNYEIGVRGLWPQIQVSLAGFYNYSDLGAGFIFVDGISRLVRAPERRYGVEATADWQPGWNLSLGGTLSWTEGESDLEDSGDYLAASSFDITPLKATAYLEHQTTPSWSNRLQFLYSGNRNRAFDDEVDNTAIDAYFLVDYVGSIQLGAGTLNFGVENLLNAQYFTAQSQVLAGFVGTSNTAGEGRTLRIGYSLRF from the coding sequence TTGAGAGTTGAATCGTTCTTGCCCGGAGTATTGTTATCGGGTGCAACTGTATTGGTATTGGCTTCTCCAGCGACTGCCCAAGTCGTAGAAGTAACCGGAGTGCGAGTGGAATCTACCTCCACTGGGTTACAAATTATCTTGGAAACAACCGGCGATCGCGTTCCCCAAGTCTTTACCTCTAGTTTTGGTGAGACCACAATTGTTGACATTACCAACACTCAACTGCGATTGACCCAGGGGAGTTCCTTTCGCCAGGACAACCCTGCCGAGGGAATCGAGTCAATCGCCGTCACGAGTTTAGATTCCAACAGCATTCGCCTCACCGTTACCGGAACTAGCGCAATGCCAATGGTACAGGCAACTGACCCGGCGAATCCACTCACCTTTGAAGTGATGACCTCGACGGATGTTGCCGAGGACCCCTTCCCAGATAGTGAACCCGAAGCCGTTCCTGAACCTGAAACGCCTACCACATCAGAGACTCAAGAAGACTCCCTTCCAGAGATTGAACCCGAAGTGGTTCCCGACCCTGAAACGCCTACCACACTAGAGACTCAAGCGGATCAGGAACTGGATATCCTAGAAATTATTGTCACCGCCACGCGAACGGCTGAACGGTTGATTAAAGTGCCGCGATCGATCACCGTCCTTGATCGCCAAGATATTGATGAGCAGACCACAGTTTCCACAGACTTGGGGGATGTTTTAGCCAAAACAGTCCCTGGATTGGGACCCCCGACCAGTGGCAGTTCCGCGAGATCCATTGTCCAAAACTTACGGGGTCGAGAGGTTGCCATTTTAATCGATGGCGTTCCCCAAACCTCCAATTACGGGCTGACTCGGGACCTTCGGATGATCGACCCCAACATCGTAGAACGAGTGGAAGTAGTCCGAGGACCCAGCGCAATTTATGGAAGTCAGGCAACCGGGGGAGCCATTAATATCATTACCCGAAGCCCGACACAAGATGCCTTTAGCATTGATACCGGAGTCAGCTTTACAGGTTCTCTCACCCATTTATCCGATAGTATCAGCAACCGGCAATATTTCGGACTTTCGCAAAAAGAGGGAATCATTGACTATAGCGTATCTGTCGTCCGGGAAGATAATGGGGCAATTTTTGATGCGTCTGGCGATCGCATTCCCGACGTCGGTGGGGGTGGGACACTTGAGGCCCGAGAATACAGCGCTTTGGGTAAATTGGGATTAGATATCACCGATACCCAACGCCTGCAACTCACCGCCAACTATTTTGTGGGAAGGCAAGACACCAGCTATATTTCTGATCCCATTGTTCTAGAGCTAGAGGGTCGGCCAAAAGCCCGTGCTTTGAGGGCAGTTAACGGCAATTATGAAGGCACCGTTGATGCCGGAGACGAAAATTTGGTCATCAGCTTGCGCTATACCAATGATGACATTCTCGGGAGTCAATTACAAGCCCAAACCTACTACCAGGAATATACCTCAGCCATCGGTGGTACGGATTTTCGCGGTGGATTTTTTGATATCATCGCCCGTCAGCGTGCTCAAGGAGACAAATGGGGTGGGCAACTTCAAGTAGAAACACCCCTCACCTCATCAGGAAGCGCTCGTCTGCTGTGGGGAGTAGATTATGTCGATGAGAACAATGTAGCCCCTTTTGATGAATTCGACCCTGTGGCGTTTGATGAGCGCGGTGTGTTTAGAAAAATCGCCACCCGGACTTTTGTTCCGGCTTATAGTCTCAGCCAACTCGGCTTATTTGCTCAAGGTAACTGGGATCCCACGGACTGGTTGAGACTCACTGGAGGGGTACGTCATGAACGAATTGCCCTGAGTGTTGACGATTACACCTCGTTTTTTGGAAGAGACATTGAAGGGGGCGATGTAGACTTGAACGGCACCGTATTTAATGCGGGTTCAGTGGTCAATTTAACCCCTGAGTTTGGGATATTTGCCAACTTTGCTCAAGGGTTTTCAATTCCTTCCCCTGGGGGAGTTCTTCGCAATCCTCCCGAGGATTTCAACAATGTTGGAAGGGATCTAACCATTACGGAACCCATCAAGGTGAACAACTATGAAATCGGGGTGCGTGGACTCTGGCCACAAATCCAGGTTTCTTTGGCTGGATTTTATAACTACTCGGATTTAGGGGCAGGGTTTATCTTTGTGGATGGGATTTCTCGGCTGGTCCGTGCGCCGGAACGGAGGTATGGGGTTGAGGCAACGGCAGATTGGCAACCGGGATGGAATTTGAGCTTAGGGGGAACTCTAAGCTGGACCGAAGGAGAAAGTGACCTGGAAGATTCGGGAGATTATCTGGCGGCTTCCAGCTTTGATATTACTCCGTTAAAAGCCACAGCTTACCTCGAACATCAAACGACGCCAAGCTGGTCAAATCGCTTGCAATTTCTCTACTCCGGTAACCGCAACCGTGCCTTTGATGATGAGGTAGACAACACTGCAATTGATGCCTACTTTCTGGTAGACTATGTTGGCAGCATCCAACTTGGGGCAGGCACTTTAAACTTTGGGGTCGAAAATCTATTAAACGCCCAATATTTTACGGCTCAATCTCAAGTGTTGGCGGGCTTTGTTGGTACCTCTAATACCGCAGGAGAGGGGCGGACGTTAAGAATTGGGTATTCGTTGAGGTTTTAA
- a CDS encoding MFS transporter, giving the protein MRTFLIVWLGQLVSTFGSRMTNFALIVWTWEVTGSATALGLVTVFTQLPGLAVALFAGALIDRSDRKVAIIVGDSIAALSTLTILLLAAVGQLQLWHLFVINGINGIFGEIQQLAYSASVSLMVPKQHYVRVSSLKSMLHYAPNILSPAFAGALYPITGLVGIAAIDLLTFAVGVSTVLLVKIPQPPRSELTSNQPKLWQELTLGCRYIMARSSLMGFFALELLFWFGHDLGAVMHRSTILARTDGNAEVLGMVSAAAGIAGIIGAVALTGWGGPKRRIQGFLGSAIAVGVSKTLFALGQSLSIWIPMQLCSSLNFPLLTSSSTAIWLEKTPPEVQGRVFAAQSFGMGVVSTVATAVAGPLADGFFEPAMRPGGVLSPWFGSLFGTGPGSGMALLYAVTSLGLILVGIRGYCWPLVRQIEKSSV; this is encoded by the coding sequence ATGCGTACTTTTCTGATTGTTTGGCTGGGTCAGTTGGTCTCTACCTTCGGGAGTCGAATGACCAACTTTGCCCTAATTGTTTGGACTTGGGAAGTGACCGGATCAGCCACTGCCCTGGGTTTGGTGACCGTCTTTACTCAACTGCCCGGTTTAGCAGTCGCCTTATTTGCCGGGGCGCTCATCGATCGCAGCGATCGCAAAGTCGCGATCATTGTGGGAGATTCCATTGCCGCACTTTCAACCTTGACCATTTTATTGTTAGCGGCAGTCGGGCAACTGCAACTCTGGCATCTGTTCGTGATTAATGGCATCAATGGCATTTTCGGGGAAATCCAACAATTGGCGTATTCGGCGTCAGTGAGTTTGATGGTTCCGAAACAGCACTATGTCCGGGTCAGCAGCCTCAAATCCATGCTGCATTACGCCCCAAATATTTTATCCCCCGCCTTTGCCGGTGCCCTGTACCCCATTACCGGACTGGTGGGAATTGCCGCTATCGACTTACTCACCTTTGCGGTGGGGGTGAGTACGGTGCTTTTGGTTAAGATCCCCCAGCCTCCCCGAAGTGAGTTAACGTCTAATCAGCCGAAACTCTGGCAGGAACTCACCTTGGGCTGTCGTTATATTATGGCCCGTTCCTCCTTAATGGGATTTTTCGCTTTAGAGTTACTCTTTTGGTTTGGGCATGATTTGGGCGCAGTGATGCATCGGTCTACTATTTTAGCCCGGACCGATGGGAATGCCGAAGTGCTCGGGATGGTGAGTGCAGCAGCGGGAATTGCCGGAATTATTGGGGCAGTTGCTTTGACCGGGTGGGGTGGCCCCAAGCGCCGGATTCAGGGATTTTTAGGGTCAGCGATCGCCGTGGGGGTGAGTAAAACCCTATTTGCCCTCGGTCAATCCCTATCAATTTGGATCCCCATGCAGTTATGCTCCTCCCTAAATTTTCCCCTGTTAACCAGTTCCAGTACCGCCATTTGGCTGGAAAAAACCCCCCCGGAAGTCCAGGGACGGGTGTTTGCCGCCCAATCCTTCGGCATGGGAGTGGTCTCAACTGTGGCAACGGCAGTCGCCGGTCCCTTAGCCGACGGCTTCTTTGAACCCGCCATGCGACCCGGTGGCGTCTTAAGCCCCTGGTTTGGCAGCCTCTTCGGCACAGGTCCCGGTTCCGGGATGGCCCTGTTATATGCCGTCACCTCCCTGGGTTTGATTCTCGTCGGAATTCGGGGATACTGTTGGCCCCTGGTGCGCCAGATAGAAAAGAGTAGCGTCTAG